The following coding sequences are from one Corticium candelabrum chromosome 20, ooCorCand1.1, whole genome shotgun sequence window:
- the LOC134196018 gene encoding fibropellin-1-like, with product MTQHVAAKTDFSALLDAFGKWGAADGNMEIYFDYYLDGNLKQSNRNCCRPPVGCICFESCDNYFEVCYRPVNTTELFLTCQTTGVLLTAPDPEFASLSSVTFTLNQTLGNGVRNPISLFFKGSWPGGLNLEVNVSNNYTSPPALIGSFEYENSSTSYGNFSSLIILQELSKTKTLDIKWRVRCHDHFYNEDCSTFCKPVDDVSGHYDCLSNGTKGVFQDGQIHKPIVLQTLMSACQILVTMEEYVSIYLIAIQLQLHRSTCNDTISGFECFCMDGFEGVVCESETNECTSDPCLNAGVCLDEVGNYVDNCPSVECMNGGNCKDHVNYSECQCADGYAGKYCEHEINEVDGYRCECADGFYGPCNNSRKLQPALIPTKGDEEIPMDEVERQETCSCTSPQCNMTLDDCASSPCIYGNCSNVANGYECHCKPSTYIGYTSSNCEINIDDCCSNPCQHGTCHDMINYYYCECDDGFNGTECDNEIDECLSEPCHHLGNCIDHVNGFYCECAYGYTEHNCESDVDECVGIICMNNGSCRDDDGSYRCDCADGFTGHHCEVNVDDCSSKPCLHGGSCLDKVGAYTCSCSNGYNGTHCESNIDECQSNPCQNGATCLDDVDDYTCNCSTGFTGKAYETDIDECAVNRCVNGGTCKDTVNSLSLVNVYVVMKAFCVKRKLRNTPHFPVKMMTYANSVKLISMTKLIFCDCSAGFAGCLCNLEISECASPPCANGGHCVDMENGYQCICTVGYTCKYCHMRGNPYVSNPCSNNATCERRSQGYVCNCSAGFTGSNCQININECDSDPCQNNGSCIDLNNEYRCFVQLASLEYTVRVMLMNAYRILVVMMETVLIIPMGTLAIVLKATLDKTVI from the exons ATGACTCAACATGTTGCTGCTAAAACTGATTTTAGTGCTTTGTTGGACGCATTTGGTAAGTGG GGAGCTGCTGATGGTAACATGGAGATCTACTTTGACTATTATTTGGACGGTAATCTAAAACAAAGCAATAGAAATTGCTGTCGCCCTCCTGTTGGTTGTATTTGCTTTGAGAGCTGTGACAACTATTTTGAAGTGTGTTATCGACCTGTCAATACAACTGAACTCTTTCTGACCTGTCAGACAACTGGAGTGCTTCTCACTGCTCCTGATCCAGAATTTGCATCGCTTTCTAGCGTAACATTTACATTAAACCAAACATTGGGAAATGGTGTAAGGAATcccatttctttgttttttaaaGGTTCCTGGCCG GGTGGATTGAATCTGGAAGTTAATGTGTCCAACAATTACACAAGTCCTCCTGCATTGATAGGGTCATTTGAGTATGAGAATAGTAGCACCAGCTATGGAAATTTTAGTTCACTAATAATTTTGCAAGAGCTCAGTAAAACAAAAACTCTTGATATTAAGTGGCGAGTGAGATGTCATGATCATTTCTACAATGAGGATTGTTCCACATTCTGTAAACCTGTGGATGATGTCAGTGGCCACTATGACTGTTTATCAAACGGAACAAAAGGTGTCTTTCAGGATGGACAAATCCACAAACCGATTGTACTACAG ACATTGATGAGTGCATGTCAGATCCTTGTTACCATGGAGGAATATGTTTCAATTTATTTGATTGCTATACAACTGCAATT ACATCGAAGCACTTGCAATGATACTATTAGTGGATTTGAGTGTTTCTGCATGGATGGATTTGAGGGTGTTGTATGTGAAAGTGAAACAAACGAGTGTACTTCAGACCCATGCCTCAATGCTGGTGTGTGTCTTGATGAGGTCGGAAA CTATGTAGACAATTGCCCGAGTGTGGAGTGTATGAATGGTGGCAATTGTAAAGATCATGTCAACTATTCTGAATGTCAATGTGCTGATGGATATGCTGGcaaatattgtgaacatgaAATCA ACGAGGTGGATGGTTACAGATGTGAATGTGCTGATGGATTTTACGGTCCATGTAACAACTCAAGGAAGTTACAACCTGCTTTAATACCG ACCAAGGGTGATGAGGAAATTCCCATGGATGAAGTGGAACGACAGGAGACTTGTTCCTGTACAAG TCCACAATGCAATATGACACTTGATGATTGTGCATCATCTCCTTGTATTTATGGAAATTGCAGTAATGTAGCAAATGGCTATGAATGTCACTGTAAACCTTCTACATACATAGGATACACGAGTTCTAACTGTGAGATAAACATTGATGATTGTTGTTCAAATCCATGTCAACATGGTACTTGCCATGATATGATCAATTACTACTACTGTGAATGTGATGATGGATTTAATGGCACAGAGTGTGACAATGAGATAGACGAGTGTTTATCAGAGCCATGTCATCATTTAGGAAATTGTATTGACCATGTTAATGGATTTTATTGTGAGTGTGCTTATGGCTATACCGAACACAATTGTGAGTCTGATGTTGATGAATGTGTTGGTATTATATGCATGAATAATGGGAGTTGccgtgatgatgatggtagCTATCGTTGCGATTGTGCTGATGGATTCACTGGGCATCATTGTGAAGTCAATGTAGATGACTGCAGCTCTAAACCATGCCTGCATGGTGGGTCATGTCTTGACAAGGTAGGTGCATACACGTGTAGCTGTTCTAATGGTTACAATGGGACACACTGTGAAAGTAACATTGACGAGTGTCAGTCTAAtccttgtcaaaatggagCTACTTGCTTGGATGATGTTGATGATTACACATGCAATTGCAGTACTGGATTCACGGGTAAAGCATATGAAACAGACATAGACGAATGTGCAGTTAATCGTTGTGTTAATGGAGGAACATGTAAAGACACGgtcaactctctctctcttgtgAATGTTTACGTGGTTATGAAGGCTTTCTGTGTGAAAAGGAAATTGAGAAATACTCCTCACTTCCCTGTCAAAATGATGACATAT GCAAACAGTGTGAAACTGATATCGATGACT AAACTCATTTTTTGTGACTGTTCTGCTGGATTTGCAGGATGTTTATGTAATTTAGAGATCAGTGAATGTGCATCACCACCTTGTGCAAATGGAGGTCACTGTGTTGACATGGAAAATGGATATCAGTGCATTTGCACTGTTGGTTATACATGCAAGTACTGTCACATGCGAGGTAATCCATATGTGTCTAATCCATGCTCAAATAACGCGACATGTGAAAGAAGGTCACAAGGTTATGTATGTAACTGCTCAGCTGGTTTTACAGGAAGTAATTGCCAGATAAACATAAATGAGTGTGATTCTGATCCCTGTCAGAATAACGGATCATGTATTGATTTAAATAATGAATACAGATGTTTTGTCCAGCTGGCATCACTGGAATATACTGTGAGAGTGATGTTGATGAATGCTTATCGAATCCTTGTGGTCATGATGGAAACTGTTCTGATCATCCCAATGGGTACACTTGCAATTGTCCTGAAGGCTACACTGGACAAAACTGTGATCTAG
- the LOC134195737 gene encoding fibropellin-1-like has translation MHLVTPKGGNKMRTASCLYLLLLCYEISGDGRLQVKFKQLSSPFAPRDFNADCCDGEPAPRCLRLCFPKFKICYKGATSSGSCLKTIETGYFYNLIKQPVSSLLIFTDSDGTFNFSVNASAPDQHYIQVEVIDTSLKLIDIIDISAASSLINQTSDFTGSRATLPITLTVEWQLLCDKNWYDNDCGEYCVAQDTAIPPAHYTCNATTGQRICLAGYENPDRNCSTEINECESTPCQNGATCRDDLRRYSCQCPNYYTGGHCETAIFCSSSPCENNGTCQDLTNSYKCTCHRDYTGTNCETHIDDCASYPCQNGGQCNDGTLSYQCDCKDGYTGIHCETEMNECSSSPCVQGTCMDYVASYRCNCSLGYTGVNCQTEIDECSSSPCLHGGTCSNHIDSYSCSCDVGYTGVNCATEIDECNQHDCVNGACRDQIGFFVCNCTAGYTGTKCETEIFECSSNPCQHSGTCVDMINGYQCQCTGGYTDKHCDINIDECQSNPCQNGGNCLDLVNSYQCSCQTGYTDSHCTMNINECASIPCQNNATCQDNIGQFECLCPTGFTDTLCQTNIDDCVRVQCLNGGYCSDLIADYHCNCPPGYTGKRCDVDINECLSNPCQNGMCTHQVNLYKCTCNQGYMGTNCEMNIDDCATNPCQSNATCRDGVNRYSCECPHGYTGAHCEQEIDECNSNPCQHGGKCENHPGFYVCTCPTGYTGHTCETNIDNCVNHTCQRHAVCVDGIDTYTCSCQTGYTGLQCETDIDECLSNPCMNRGTCKDHIARYTCDCIAGFIDTNCQTDENDCNPNPCQNGAMCSDKVNNYTCQCQNGYNGRNCEVDINECDSNPCQHGAACVNQPGEYSCDCIPGYRGDNCEMQIDECASNPCRENRGRCIDEINKFTCACDPGYMGRLCETEIRECLSNPCQNNGNCIELINKYSCDCLPGYEGPQCQLEIEECMSQPCRNNGSCREAVNGYTCACESGYSGTNCEKVGITENGSSGLSSADIGIIVGTVNGVVVIGLIILFYFLCKRFKFDDRLTQLRQIMYNAASTPKQMTSYLDSRINDYEEVENDMSSDELKSYQTQYTTLTRSTLSRQQTMTKSAHSGEGTIPRDQSTLKRHYYPNPSYDQNWSFDLEATTDSYKLRELQSEKTTA, from the exons ATGCATTTGGTCACGCCCAAGGGAGGCAACAAAATGCGAACTGCGTCTTGTTTGTATCTTCTCCTGTTGTGCTATGAG ATCAGTGGGGACGGTCGACTACAAGTAAAATTCAAACAGCTCAGCAGTCCATTTGCCCCAAGAGACTTCAACGCTGACTGTTGCGACGGTGAACCGGCTCCACGTTGCCTTCGTTTGTGTTTTCCAAAGTTTAAGATATGCTACAAAGGAGCAACATCAAGTGGAAGCTGCTTAAAAACAATTGAAACAGGATATTTCTACAATCTAATTAAACAACCAGTAAGCTCTCTACTTATATTTACTGACAGTGATGGAACTTTCAACTTTAGCGTCAACGCATCAGCTCCG GATCAACATTATATTCAAGTAGAGGTGATCGATACTTCACTAAAACTAATAGACATAATCGATATATCAGCGGCTTCCAGTTTGATAAATCAGACATCAGACTTTACTGGTTCACGTGCAACCCTTCCAATAACATTGACAGTAGAGTGGCAGTTGCTCTGTGATAAAAACTGGTATGACAACGATTGTGGTGAATACTGTGTGGCTCAAGACACAGCAATCCCACCAGCCCATTACACATGCAACGCGACAACGGGACAAAGGATATGCCTTGCAGGTTACGAGAATCCAGACAGAAACTGTTCAACCG AGATTAATGAGTGTGAATCGACtccttgtcaaaatggagCTACATGTCGTGATGATCTACGAAGATACAGTTGTCAGTGTCCCAACTACTACACTGGAGGTCACTGTGAGACAG CAATTTTTTGTTCATCTTCTCCGTGTGAGAACAATGGCACATGTCAAGACTTAACCAACTCGTACAAATGCACGTGCCATCGTGATTACACAGGAACAAACTGTGAAACAC ATATAGACGACTGTGCATCTTATCCTTGCCAAAATGGGGGCCAATGCAATGATGGCACTCTCAGCTACCAGTGTGACTGTAAGGATGGCTATACAGGCATACACTGTGAAACAG AGATGAATGAATGTTCGTCCAGTCCATGTGTGCAAGGTACCTGTATGGATTATGTTGCTTCCTACCGTTGCAATTGTAGCCTAGGATACACAGGAGTCAACTGTCAAACAG AAATTGATGAATGTTCGTCGAGTCCGTGTCTACATGGTGGTACATGCTCAAATCACATTGACTCATATTCTTGCTCATGTGATGTCGGATACACAGGAGTCAACTGTGCAACAG AAATTGATGAGTGCAATCAACATGATTGTGTAAACGGGGCATGCCGAGATCAAATCGGGTTCTTCGTGTGTAACTGTACAGCTGGCTACACGGGAACAAAATGCGAAACAG AAATCTTTGAGTGTTCTTCCAATCCGTGTCAGCATAGCGGAACTTGTGTGGATATGATCAATGGATATCAATGTCAATGCACAGGAGGATACACTGACAAGCATTGCGACATAA ATATTGACGAATGTCAAAGCAACCCATGTCAAAATGGAGGCAACTGTCTTGACCTGGTGAACAGTTATCAATGCAGCTGCCAAACAGGATACACAGACAGTCACTGTACAATGA ATATTAATGAGTGTGCATCCATCCCATGTCAAAATAATGCCACTTGTCAAGACAACATTGGGCAGTTCGAATGTTTGTGTCCGACTGGATTCACAGACActttatgtcaaacaa ATATCGATGATTGTGTCAGAGTGCAGTGTCTCAATGGTGGTTATTGTAGTGATCTCATTGCTGACTATCACTGCAACTGTCCTCCTGGATACACAGGAAAGCGATGTGATGTTG ATATCAACGAATGTTTGTCTAATCCTTGTCAGAATGGCATGTGTACACATCAAGTTAATCTCTACAAATGTACCTGCAATCAAGGATACATGGGCACAAATTGTGAAATGAATATCGATGACTGTGCTACCAACCCGTGTCAGAGCAATGCCACGTGCAGAGATGGAGTAAACAGATACTCATGTGAATGTCCTCATGGATACACAGGTGCCCATTGTGAACAAG AGATTGATGAGTGTAACTCCAACCCATGTCAACATGGAGGAAAGTGTGAAAACCACCCTGGCTTCTATGTCTGTACATGTCCGACAGGATATACAGGTCACACCTGTGAAACAA ATATTGACAATTGTGTTAACCACACATGTCAGAGACATGCAGTTTGTGTTGATGGTATCGATACATACACATGCTCTTGTCAAACAGGATACACAGGTCTACAGTGTGAGACAG ATATTGACGAGTGTTTGTCCAATCCGTGTATGAATCGAGGAACATGCAAAGACCATATTGCCCGTTACACTTGCGATTGCATCGCGGGGTTTATAGACACAAATTGTCAAACAGATGAAAACGATTGCAATCCCAACCCATGCCAAAATGGTGCTATGTGTTCAGATAAAGTAAATAACTACACGTGTCAATGTCAGAATGGATACAACGGCCGTAACTGTgaagttgatatcaacgaaTGTGATTCTAATCCTTGTCAACATGGTGCAGCATGTGTAAACCAACCCGGGGAATACTCATGCGACTGTATTCCTGGTTATCGTGGAGACAACTGTGAGATGCAGATTGATGAATGTGCGTCTAATCCATGCAGAGAGAATAGAGGAAGATGCATCGACGAGATAAACAAATTCACTTGTGCCTGTGACCCAGGCTACATGGGGCGTTTATGTGAAACAGAGATAAGAGAATGTTTATCCAACCCATGTCAGAATAATGGAAATTGTATTGAGCTCATCAACAAATACAGTTGTGATTGTCTTCCCGGATACGAAGGACCTCAGTGTCAATTAG AAATTGAAGAGTGCATGTCGCAACCATGCCGAAACAATGGCAGTTGTCGTGAGGCAGTAAATGGATACACTTGTGCTTGCGAATCAGGCTACTCGGGAACAAACTGTGAAAAAG TGGGCATCACTGAAAACGGCAGTAGTGGTCTATCTAGCGCTGACATCGGTATCATCGTTGGCACTGTCAATG GGGTGGTCGTGATTGGATTAATCATTCTATTCTATTTCCTTTGCAAACGCTTCAAGTTCGATGATCGGTTGACTCAGCTTAGGCAGATCATGTACAACGCTGCCTCCACACCCAAACAAATGACATCATATTTAGACTCACGGATAAACGACTACGAAGAAGTAGAGAATGACATGTCCTCGGACGAGCTCAAGTCATACCAAACGCAATATACTACTCTTACAAGAAGCACTCTTTCACGTCAACAGACGATGACTAAGAGTGCTCACAGTGGTGAAGGTACTATACCCCGAGACCAATCAACATTGAAACGTCATTACTATCCAAACCCAAGTTATGATCAAAATTGGAGCTTTGATTTGGAAGCTACTACCGACAGCTACAAGCTAAGGGAACTCCAGTCGGAAAAGACAACAGCATAA
- the LOC134195741 gene encoding delta-like protein A isoform X2, with protein MKTTAKKISRILLLSILIVSQIDGDGRIRVKFTRLVNTLAVRLYNDQCCEGLLPFCSRSCRNHFELCIKGEVNGSCVETFRSQTFDYPPGTIVWGTIDFNNTEAVFNLTVNGSAPMKVYVTLDVVDITDELIDRFLTSLNVSKASQTTTLTGTRTLQQPLALTLQWQLLCDDDWYDSDCGTYCLAQNTTHAHYTCNTTTGNKICNAGYEHPSRNCSDEINICSSNPCLNGGICHYCGYYYGCTCLKGFVGEFCNSTEAVVPYKCQEKEEATNVCEDAHVSVTTFALSVPLTGVASVILILLLQKLLSPGR; from the exons ATGAAGACAACAGCTAAAAAAATTTCTAGGATACTTCTTCTATCCATACTAATTGTTTCTCAG ATAGACGGTGATGGTCGGATTCGAGTGAAATTCACTCGGCTGGTCAACACCCTCGCTGTGAGACTCTACAACGATCAATGCTGCGAAGGATTGCTGCCGTTTTGTTCTCGCAGCTGTCGCAATCACTTCGAGTTATGCATTAAAGGAGAAGTGAACGGATCCTGCGTAGAAACGTTTCGCAGCCAAACCTTCGACTACCCGCCAGGCACCATCGTCTGGGGCACCATAGATTTCAATAATACAGAAGCTGTTTTTAATCTAACTGTCAATGGTTCAGCTCCG atgAAAGTTTATGTCACTCTAGATGTTGTAGACATCACGGATGAGCTCATCGACCGATTTCTGACGTCACTGAACGTCAGCAAAGCGAGTCAGACGACCACTTTGACGGGAACGCGAACACTACAACAGCCACTCGCTCTGACTCTTCAGTGGCAGTTGCTCTGTGACGACGACTGGTACGATAGTGACTGTGGGACGTACTGTCTTGCACAGAACACGACGCATGCTCATTACACTTGTAACACCACAACAGGCAACAAGATATGCAATGCCGGTTACGAACATCCATCTAGAAACTGTTCAGACG AGATCAATATTTGTTCGTCTAATCCATGTCTTAATGGCGGTATTTGTCATTACTGTGGCTACTACTACGGCTGCACTTGTCTGAAAGGATTTGTTGGAGAGTTCTGTAACAGCACGGAAGCAGTTGTGCCGTATAAATGTCAAGAAA AGGAGGAAGCAACGAATGTTTGTGAAGACGCCCACGTGTCCGTTACAACATTTGCTCTTTCAGTTCCACTAACTGGAGTTGCATCAGTAATTCTTATACTTCTTTTACAAAAACTCTTATCGCCGGGACGTTGA
- the LOC134195741 gene encoding delta-like protein A isoform X1: MKTTAKKISRILLLSILIVSQIDGDGRIRVKFTRLVNTLAVRLYNDQCCEGLLPFCSRSCRNHFELCIKGEVNGSCVETFRSQTFDYPPGTIVWGTIDFNNTEAVFNLTVNGSAPMKVYVTLDVVDITDELIDRFLTSLNVSKASQTTTLTGTRTLQQPLALTLQWQLLCDDDWYDSDCGTYCLAQNTTHAHYTCNTTTGNKICNAGYEHPSRNCSDEINICSSNPCLNGGICHYCGYYYGCTCLKGFVGEFCNSTEAVVPYKCQESQNSSTPVFSAQLADSANTEEEATNVCEDAHVSVTTFALSVPLTGVASVILILLLQKLLSPGR; this comes from the exons ATGAAGACAACAGCTAAAAAAATTTCTAGGATACTTCTTCTATCCATACTAATTGTTTCTCAG ATAGACGGTGATGGTCGGATTCGAGTGAAATTCACTCGGCTGGTCAACACCCTCGCTGTGAGACTCTACAACGATCAATGCTGCGAAGGATTGCTGCCGTTTTGTTCTCGCAGCTGTCGCAATCACTTCGAGTTATGCATTAAAGGAGAAGTGAACGGATCCTGCGTAGAAACGTTTCGCAGCCAAACCTTCGACTACCCGCCAGGCACCATCGTCTGGGGCACCATAGATTTCAATAATACAGAAGCTGTTTTTAATCTAACTGTCAATGGTTCAGCTCCG atgAAAGTTTATGTCACTCTAGATGTTGTAGACATCACGGATGAGCTCATCGACCGATTTCTGACGTCACTGAACGTCAGCAAAGCGAGTCAGACGACCACTTTGACGGGAACGCGAACACTACAACAGCCACTCGCTCTGACTCTTCAGTGGCAGTTGCTCTGTGACGACGACTGGTACGATAGTGACTGTGGGACGTACTGTCTTGCACAGAACACGACGCATGCTCATTACACTTGTAACACCACAACAGGCAACAAGATATGCAATGCCGGTTACGAACATCCATCTAGAAACTGTTCAGACG AGATCAATATTTGTTCGTCTAATCCATGTCTTAATGGCGGTATTTGTCATTACTGTGGCTACTACTACGGCTGCACTTGTCTGAAAGGATTTGTTGGAGAGTTCTGTAACAGCACGGAAGCAGTTGTGCCGTATAAATGTCAAGAAAGTCAGAACAGCTCTACTCCAGTATTTTCTGCGCAATTAGCCGATTCCGCAAATACAG AGGAGGAAGCAACGAATGTTTGTGAAGACGCCCACGTGTCCGTTACAACATTTGCTCTTTCAGTTCCACTAACTGGAGTTGCATCAGTAATTCTTATACTTCTTTTACAAAAACTCTTATCGCCGGGACGTTGA
- the LOC134196020 gene encoding salivary glue protein Sgs-3-like, translating to MPTVVMDSLHRGVVASACITWNTLKVFNATEAVFDFASNNSAPQLLYAYVEIIDIGGDLVDIYHLITLNANRTIQTGVVEGTRPAHPTRLSFEWQLLCDDDWFGDDCGLYCIAQNTAFAHYTCNQTTGDKICNDGYEDPSTNCTRDLDECTSNPCQNGATCHNCINHYACTCEVGYTGEHCATKEPIFYSCVTTEPPTTELVTTQVATTKSPTTNAPTTATTNRPTTNQLTNNQATTDQPTTDQATIDQPTTDQPTTNQPTTKRSTTSATMQQPTGDSKMGGEKKTICKKGYSYTTLGVSVAIAAVLSPCITLVLQMCVKATRKASIHPANIQAKS from the exons ATGCCGACTGTTGTGATGGACTCCTTGCACCGCGGTGTCGTCGCGTCTGCCTGTATCACTTGGAA CACTCTAAAAGTGTTCAATGCAACAGAAGCAGTGTTCGACTTTGCTTCTAACAATTCAGCTCCG cAACTTCTTTACGCGTACGTAGAGATTATAGACATTGGCGGAGACCTTGTAGATATCTATCATCTCATAACGCTCAATGCGAACCGCACAATTCAGACAGGTGTAGTGGAAGGCACACGGCCAGCTCATCCAACGCGACTATCATTCGAGTGGCAGCTGTTATGTGACGACGACTGGTTTGGCGATGACTGTGGATTATACTGTATTGCTCAGAACACGGCGTTTGCTCATTACACTTGCAACCAAACAACAGGCGACAAGATATGCAATGACGGATACGAAGATCCGAGCACCAACTGCACCAGAG ACCTAGACGAGTGCACGTCCAACCCATGCCAGAATGGTGCGACATGTCACAACTGCATCAATCACTACGCCTGTACTTGCGAGGTGGGATACACCGGAGAACACTGCGCTACAAAAGAGCCTATCTTCTACTCTTGCGTAACAA CAGAGCCACCAACGACAGAGCTGGTCACTACACAAGTAGCGACAACGAAATCTCCAACCACAAATGCGCCAACAACAGCAACCACAAATCGTCCGACGACTAACCAACTGACGAACAACCAAGCGACGACCGACCAGCCGACGACCGACCAAGCGACGATCGACCAACCGACGACCGATCAACCGACGACTAATCAACCAACCACAAAACGTTCAACTACAAGTGCAACCATGCAACAACCTACAGGAGACAGCAAGATGGGGGGAGAGAAAAAAACGATATGCAAGAAAGGATATTCCTACACGACGCTCGGTGTTTCCGTTGCAATCGCTGCCGTTCTCTCGCCATGCATCACCTTGGTCTTGCAAATGTGCGTGAAAGCGACACGTAAAGCAAGTATTCATCCAGCAAACATACAAGCAAAATCATGA
- the LOC134195742 gene encoding salivary glue protein Sgs-3-like, which yields MDLTVSSLKAFNATEAVFDFAFNNSAPQLLYAYVEIIDIGGDLVDIYHLITLNASRTIQTGVVEGTRPILPTILSFEWQLLCDDDWFGDDCGLYCIAQNTVFAHYTCNQTTGDKICNDGYEDPSTNCTRDLDECTSNPCQNGATCHNCINHYACTCEVGYTGEHCATKEPIFYSCVTTEPPTTELVTTQAATTKSPTTNAPTTATTNRPTNNQPTTDQPTTDQPTTNRPTTKRSTTSATIQQPTGDSKMGGEKKTICKKGFSYTTLGVSVAIAAVLSPCITLVLQMCVKATRKASIHPANIQAKS from the exons ATGGACCTAACCGTTAGCTCTCTAAAAGCATTCAATGCAACAGAAGCAGTGTTCGACTTCGCTTTCAACAATTCAGCTCCG CAACTTCTTTACGCGTACGTAGAGATTATAGACATTGGCGGAGACCTTGTAGATATCTATCATCTTATAACGCTCAATGCGAGCCGTACAATTCAGACAGGTGTAGTGGAAGGCACGCGGCCAATTCTTCCAACGATACTATCATTCGAGTGGCAGCTGTTATGTGACGACGACTGGTTTGGCGATGACTGTGGATTATACTGTATTGCTCAGAACACGGTGTTTGCTCATTACACTTGCAACCAAACAACAGGCGACAAGATATGCAATGACGGATACGAAGATCCGAGCACCAACTGCACCAGAG ACCTAGACGAGTGCACGTCCAACCCATGCCAGAATGGTGCGACATGTCACAACTGCATCAATCACTACGCCTGTACTTGCGAGGTGGGATACACCGGAGAACACTGCGCTACAAAAGAGCCTATCTTCTACTCTTGCGTAACAA CAGAGCCACCAACGACAGAGCTGGTCACTACACAAGCAGCGACAACGAAATCTCCAACCACAAATGCGCCAACAACAGCAACCACAAATCGTCCGACGAATAACCAACCGACGACCGACCAGCCGACGACCGACCAACCGACGACCAATCGACCAACCACAAAACGTTCAACTACAAGTGCAACGATACAACAACCTACAGGAGACAGCAAGATGGGGGGAGAGAAAAAAACGATATGCAAGAAAGGATTTTCCTACACGACGCTCGGTGTTTCCGTTGCAATCGCTGCCGTTCTCTCGCCATGCATCACCTTGGTCTTGCAAATGTGCGTGAAAGCGACACGTAAAGCAAGTATTCATCCAGCAAACATACAAGCAAAATCATGA